Proteins from a genomic interval of Musa acuminata AAA Group cultivar baxijiao chromosome BXJ1-9, Cavendish_Baxijiao_AAA, whole genome shotgun sequence:
- the LOC135593041 gene encoding UDP-glucuronate 4-epimerase 1-like, whose product MMRLMEAELFPSTPGKVKIERAHTINRQFHRCFASTSTMFLWALFLIALTASYLSFQSFVDTSSHYFNASWGGMHWEKQIRASATVRRPGGMSVLVTGAAGFVGTHVSLALRKRGDGVVGLDNFNSYYDPSLKKAREALLESHGVFVVEGDIDDARLLAKLFDVVPFTHVMHLAAQAGVRYAIENPASYVHSNIAGLVTLLEACKSADPQPAVVWASSSSVYGLNEKAPFSEADRTDRPASLYAATKKAGEEITHTYNHIYGLSITGLRFFTVYGPWGRPDMAYFSFTRNILQGKPITVYRGKNRVDLARDFTFIDDIVKGCVASLDTAEKSTGSGGRKGSPAQYRIYNLGNTSPVTVPALVGILERHLKVKAKKNVVEMPGNGDVPFTHANISLARAELGYKPTTNLETGLKKFVRWYLSYYGYSPRSGGSAAEATTGSAKSL is encoded by the coding sequence ATGATGAGGTTGATGGAAGCTGAGCTGTTTCCTTCGACGCCGGGGAAGGTGAAGATCGAGCGGGCGCACACGATCAATCGACAGTTCCACCGGTGTTTCGCGTCCACGAGCACCATGTTCCTGTGGGCGCTGTTCTTGATCGCCCTCACGGCTTCCTACCTCAGCTTCCAGAGCTTCGTCGACACCTCCTCCCACTACTTCAACGCATCGTGGGGCGGGATGCACTGGGAGAAGCAGATCCGGGCCTCCGCCACGGTTCGTCGCCCCGGTGGCATGTCCGTGCTCGTCACCGGCGCCGCTGGGTTCGTGGGCACTCACGTCTCCCTCGCGCTCCGCAAGCGCGGCGACGGCGTGGTCGGTCTCGACAACTTCAATAGCTACTACGATCCCTCGCTGAAGAAGGCCCGCGAGGCGCTTCTGGAATCCCATGGCGTGTTCGTGGTGGAGGGGGACATCGACGACGCCCGCCTCCTTGCCAAGCTCTTCGACGTCGTGCCCTTCACCCACGTGATGCACCTGGCAGCCCAGGCCGGCGTGCGCTACGCCATCGAGAACCCGGCGTCGTACGTGCACAGCAACATCGCCGGGCTCGTCACGCTGCTGGAGGCGTGCAAGTCCGCGGACCCGCAGCCGGCGGTGGTTTGGGCGTCGTCCTCGTCGGTGTACGGCCTCAACGAGAAGGCGCCCTTCTCGGAGGCGGACCGCACCGACCGACCGGCCTCCCTGTACGCGGCCACGAAGAAGGCCGGCGAGGAGATCACCCACACCTACAACCACATCTACGGCCTCTCCATCACGGGGCTCCGCTTCTTCACCGTCTACGGGCCCTGGGGCCGCCCCGACATGGCCTACTTCTCCTTCACCCGCAACATCCTCCAGGGGAAGCCCATCACCGTTTACCGCGGCAAGAATCGCGTCGACCTCGCCCGCGACTTCACCTTCATCGACGACATCGTCAAGGGCTGCGTCGCTTCCCTCGACACCGCGGAGAAGAGCACCGGGAGCGGCGGCCGGAAGGGGAGCCCGGCGCAGTACCGCATCTACAACCTGGGCAACACCTCGCCGGTGACGGTGCCGGCGTTGGTGGGCATCCTGGAGCGCCACCTAAAGGTGAAGGCGAAGAAGAACGTGGTGGAGATGCCGGGCAACGGAGACGTCCCGTTCACTCATGCCAACATCAGCTTGGCGCGGGCCGAGCTGGGCTACAAGCCGACCACCAACCTAGAGACCGGCCTGAAGAAGTTCGTCAGATGGTACCTCTCCTACTACGGCTACAGCCCCAGAAGCGGCGGCTCGGCAGCAGAAGCAACAACAGGAtcagccaagagcttgtaa